Below is a genomic region from Candidatus Cybelea sp..
TCGCCGGGCATTTCTCACAAAGAAGCTCGCGGAAGCCGGCTGGTACACCACGACGCCCGTTCAGTTCGTCATGCGCATGCTCGGCGGCGCGTGCCTCGGCCTGATGCTCTCCCTGGTTGCCTGGAAGATCGTCGGCTTCGCGATCGGTTACCTCATTCCAGTGATGCTGGTCACGACATTTTGCTTCGGGTACGCACCGATGTTCATGCTCAACGGCGCCATCGAGAAACGCAAGAGCGCTATCCAGAAGGGATTGCCGGAGTTTCTCGATATGGTCTCCGCGACCGTATCGGCCGGACTTGCCCTCAACGCGGCACTGGGATACGCGGTCGAAGCGGTGCCAGGCCCGCTGGGCGACGAGATAAAGGAAGCGCTTTCGGAGATCCGCCTCGGGCGCGGTCGCGCCGACGCGCTTAAAGCCGTGGGCGATCGCACGAATCAAACGGCGCTGCGCAACGCGTTGCGCGTCATGACGCAGGCCGAGAAGCTGGGCGCAAATATCAGCAAGATGCTCAACGACCTTGCCGCCGACGCGCGCCACCAACGCTTGATGCTGGTTGAAGAGATCGCGGCGAAGCTCCCGGTAAAGATGGTCTTTCCGATGGTGCTGTTCATGATCCCCGCGATCGTCACAGTCATTTTCGGTGCGGTCGCCGCTAACTATTTCGCGCCAAAGTGATCGCGCTGCTCTGCGCCGTCTTCTTCGCCCTGCTGGCGTATATCGCGGCGACCTGCAGCGCTTTCGTCTGCGCCGGCGTCCCTCCCGCGGATGACGGGCCGCCGGCCGGCAAAGCGCCTCAGCTTCTCCTGATTGGCGCGGCGGCCGTCCTCGGTGCCGTCATGGCGTACCTCGGAGCGCAGCCGCTGCAGCTCGGCGTTGCAGCGATTGTGGTGTTCGCGTTAGTCGCCTGCTGGTGCAGTGATGCGGCCTGCGGTATCGTACCCGATGTCTTTACCCTCGGCCCGTTAGCCGCTCTCCTTTTCTTTGCGGCGGCGCAGCGCAACTGGTGGATGATCGTCTCAGCTATCCTCCTCATCATTCCATTTGCCGCTGCGGCGATCTTCTCTCGTGGGTACGGCATGGGCTGGGGCGATGTGAAGCTCGTCGCACTAAGTGGGGCCGTCCTCGGGGCTCCGCTCGGAGCCTTCGCCATGGCGATCGCTTGTGCGATTGCCGTTATCGCCCACCGATTCGGAAAGACGCGCAACTCGCCCATAGCTTTTGCGCCGTATATTGCGGCTCTTACCGGGGTCGCGCTCCCGTTGGGCCTCACCCACTGAGCCTGACGCGCGTTGCGGTCGTGCTTTGGGGTGCTCTTTTAGTAGTTCTCGGCCCGATTCGCGCCCCCGGCGACGGTGATCTGTATTGGCAACGCTGGCTCGGCGAACTAATGCTTCGAACGCATCGTATCCCCAACGTTCTCGGCCCCCAGACGTTCACGGCACCGCGGGCAGCATGGGTGCCGCAGGAGTGGCTCTTCAGCCTCTTCGTCGCGCTCGCGCGCGATTTTCGAGTCTTTCCGTTGTTCGCTATCGCCATTAGCGCGTTGCCGCTCTGGATATTGATCTCGATTTATCTGCGATCGCGCGGCACGGCACGGCCCGAAGCGATCGGGATCGCGTGTTTCTTCTGCGGCATTGCTCTGCTCGAGTCGTTTGGAATTCGCGCGCAGGTGCTTGGCTGGGCAGCGCTCGCGGCGTTTTTATATTTTCTCGAACGGGACGACGGCTGGTATTACGCCGCCTTTCCGGTCGCCGTGATCTGGGCCAACGTTCATGCGAGCGTCGCGCTCGCACCGCTCATCGTTGGTGCGCGCCTCGCGGCCGCCGGCCTCGGCGGCGCTTCGCCGCTATGCAAAAGCCGTGATCTGTTTATGCTGCCCCTTGCGCTGCTCGCGATGTTCTTGACGCCGCTAGGCTGGCGAATACCCGAACTCGCCCTAACCCTTGCCGCCAGCCCGATTCGCCATTACATCACCGAGTGGCAGCCCCCGACGTTACGGGACGTCTCATTTGCTTTGGGCGCCCTGCCGTTAGCGTTAGCCGCGGTGATGGGCGGGGGTCAAAGGCTATGGCAGGATCGTTTACGGAGCTTTCCCGCCGCCCTCCTATTCGCGGCCGCGTTGTTTGCGTCACGGAATGTCCCCCTGTTCGCCATCGCGGCGGCGCCCCTCGCGGCTTCCGGACTCTCTTGGCGCTTTCGCTTTTTGGAGCGGCTCGAAGCCAAGCTCCGTGAGCTCGAAGGATTTGCCCTGGTAAGCATTTGCGTCGCCATCGGGCTCTCGGCGCTTGCTCTTTTCCGAACCCAACAACACTCGCCGCCCCGGCTCCCTCTAGAGAGCATTGCTTTTCTCGCGGGTGACGAGCAACGCCATCGTCTTTTCTGCGAAGACTTTTCCTGGTGCAGTGTCGCGCTGGGATACCCGCGCCTTAGCGTGTTTATCGATGGGCGGTGCGACGGCTACCCGATCGGGATCTGGCGCCAGTACATTACGGCGATCCACGCCCCTTCCTCATGGGAGAGACCACTGCAAGACCATAACGTCGATAGCGTCATCGCGTTCCGCGGCAGCCGCCTCGACGAGAGACTTACGACGAGTGTGAGTTGGAAACTCGCCGAGCGCGATAGCGCCTACGAGCTCTTCAGGCGTGAGTAACGCACGGGCTACGACGGCCGCCCTTTTGGCCATCCTCGTCAGCGGGCTCGTGAGCGCGTACTGGGCGTTTCACGTTCCCATATTTCAGGCACCGGACGAACCGGCGCACTTCGACTATGCGATCTCCATTTACAACGCACATCGTCTCGTGCGTCTAAGCGATGGCAAACCAGGTTGGATCGTGAGCCCTTATACAAATTATTTGCTGCGGGCTTCCGATTTCGAAAGGATCGCCTGGCACTCGTCGATGCGCGTTCCGGCGGGCTACGGCACTCAGAGCTTCTTCTCGCATCTCGATTCCAACGCGCCGAATCTGCATACGCCGCTCGCACCTACCGGCGAGATCAATTATATTGTTCCAACCTATCCATTCGGCTTTTACGCCCTTGAGGCCGTCTGGATGCACACCGTCGCGCTCTTCACGGGATCCATCGTTACCGTCTTTTTTGCTGCGCGTCTTCTTTGCGTTTTGCTCACGATGGCCGCGCTTGGTTTCAATTATTGGACCGCTATCAGGCTAGGACTCCCACGCTGGGCGAGCGTGGCGCTTGTCGCCGCAATCGGGCTTTTGCCATTGACTTCGTTTGTGTCGTCCTACATTCAGCCTGATAATCTAGCCTATGCGCTGGTTTCTGCGGCGCTCTTTTTTGCCGTGACGCTACGTCGCAATCGCTCGCCGGTAACACTGTGCGGACTCGCCCTCTCGCTCGGGTTTCTCGCCGTTACTAAATATCAGTTCTTTCTCGCCACCGCCGTTCCGAGCTTAGCGCTGGTAGCCCTATCGCTGCGAAATGGGCGCCGCTCCGGGTGGCTGAGCGCGCTACGCGTGGGCGCGGTGCTTTTGCCGTCGCTGGCCCTATTGAGCGTTCAGCGGTTCTACGTTGATGCTTCGTCTACGCGCGGCGTTCTTCTCACGCCGTCGCATAGTGACTACCTTCTCAACATCGCCGCTCTGGGCGCACGACCCTTATTCGCCTATTTGGCTGCTAATACGGTCGGCGCATTTTCAGAGTGCTTCAACACTGGGCTGTGTGCGGCTACCTTCTGGCAGGTCGTGGGCTGGTTCGACACGCCGATCGTCATCGTCAGCGCCAATGTCGAGCGCATCATGCGAGTGATAATTAGCCTGGCTAGCATCGTCACGGCGATCTTGGTCGCCTATCTGGTTGCACGGAATTTCTCCCGGCTTCTGGCTTGCGCGGTCCGCGGACATTGGAGGGCCGCACTACGTGCGGCCGCCGGCGACTCCGTATTAAACTCTTACCTGCTTTTCGTGGGCTTAATCCTCGTGCTGTATCTCATGACAAACAACTCGTTTGCGATCGAAGGGCGGCACTGGTACCCCTTTATATTCGCGTCGTTTCTTTGCTTCGTATGGTACGCACCGCGTGCTCTGGGCCGGAGAAAGACCGCGATCCCGACGGCACTTGCAATCACTTTGCTCGCCTACTCGTTGCTCGCGTCGGGGTACGCGGCAGCATCGGTGTCGCAGCGCTACTACGGCCCGCAAACCACAGGATTCGTTTCGGAGTATCCGCTGGGCCGAGTCGTGCCGGGCTCGGCCGGAGTGCTCTGGTCAGTGGTCGACGCACGGTATCACGCGGTTTCGGAGACTCCGTTCTCTTATTCTCCCGGGACGCGCTTGCTGGCAAGCGGCGGCGTCTTTCCGAGCGAGGGCCGCTTTCCTACGGTTACGTCCGTCGTGCTCGACCAACGCGTCGCCATCCCGGTACTGAGCAACCAATATCATCTCCGGGTGGGAGAAGCGGCGCATGATTTCCGCAACGGTTACGATGCATTTTATGCTTTTCTGAGCACGCGCGGCCTTCGGGACGGGCCCCACCTGGTCACCGCATATGCGCAGGTGCCGGGCCGCAATGCCTTCCAAAGCATCTTTCCCGCGCGGGTCTTCTTCATTACAGAGAACGATGGCAGCTTACCGCCATCTATTATGCGCGTGCTCGCGAAAGCTCCCATTCTCGGCGGAGAAATGGCGGCGGCGGGCGTCTGCAAAGGGACAGCACTGTTGGACCGAGGGGACGTGAGCGCTCGCCCCGGTGCCGCACTTTTGTTTGCCGGTCGCATAGATCGTGCCGCGAATCTGCAGCCGATCGCGGTTTGGTTCTTAGTGAACTCCCGACCGGTTCCGGGACGGCTGGCAAGTGGCGGCGGCTCCTTCGCTGGGATCGTTCCCACCGTGGACCTCGCGCCCGGCTTGTACCGCGTTGCGGCCTATGCCATTCTTAAGGGCGCACCTCGACCGGTTCGAATCGGCGGGGT
It encodes:
- a CDS encoding type II secretion system F family protein, encoding MPGGIILLISALFAISAFLLTLSLIPSRSALTEQLEVLKAREGPKKDPLPAPIMERIMPPDRRAFLTKKLAEAGWYTTTPVQFVMRMLGGACLGLMLSLVAWKIVGFAIGYLIPVMLVTTFCFGYAPMFMLNGAIEKRKSAIQKGLPEFLDMVSATVSAGLALNAALGYAVEAVPGPLGDEIKEALSEIRLGRGRADALKAVGDRTNQTALRNALRVMTQAEKLGANISKMLNDLAADARHQRLMLVEEIAAKLPVKMVFPMVLFMIPAIVTVIFGAVAANYFAPK
- a CDS encoding prepilin peptidase produces the protein MIALLCAVFFALLAYIAATCSAFVCAGVPPADDGPPAGKAPQLLLIGAAAVLGAVMAYLGAQPLQLGVAAIVVFALVACWCSDAACGIVPDVFTLGPLAALLFFAAAQRNWWMIVSAILLIIPFAAAAIFSRGYGMGWGDVKLVALSGAVLGAPLGAFAMAIACAIAVIAHRFGKTRNSPIAFAPYIAALTGVALPLGLTH
- a CDS encoding DUF2142 domain-containing protein, whose translation is MSNARATTAALLAILVSGLVSAYWAFHVPIFQAPDEPAHFDYAISIYNAHRLVRLSDGKPGWIVSPYTNYLLRASDFERIAWHSSMRVPAGYGTQSFFSHLDSNAPNLHTPLAPTGEINYIVPTYPFGFYALEAVWMHTVALFTGSIVTVFFAARLLCVLLTMAALGFNYWTAIRLGLPRWASVALVAAIGLLPLTSFVSSYIQPDNLAYALVSAALFFAVTLRRNRSPVTLCGLALSLGFLAVTKYQFFLATAVPSLALVALSLRNGRRSGWLSALRVGAVLLPSLALLSVQRFYVDASSTRGVLLTPSHSDYLLNIAALGARPLFAYLAANTVGAFSECFNTGLCAATFWQVVGWFDTPIVIVSANVERIMRVIISLASIVTAILVAYLVARNFSRLLACAVRGHWRAALRAAAGDSVLNSYLLFVGLILVLYLMTNNSFAIEGRHWYPFIFASFLCFVWYAPRALGRRKTAIPTALAITLLAYSLLASGYAAASVSQRYYGPQTTGFVSEYPLGRVVPGSAGVLWSVVDARYHAVSETPFSYSPGTRLLASGGVFPSEGRFPTVTSVVLDQRVAIPVLSNQYHLRVGEAAHDFRNGYDAFYAFLSTRGLRDGPHLVTAYAQVPGRNAFQSIFPARVFFITENDGSLPPSIMRVLAKAPILGGEMAAAGVCKGTALLDRGDVSARPGAALLFAGRIDRAANLQPIAVWFLVNSRPVPGRLASGGGSFAGIVPTVDLAPGLYRVAAYAILKGAPRPVRIGGVARFRIVPGKPGAGLQPRAPAACSDPFGQLAQV